The following proteins are co-located in the Silene latifolia isolate original U9 population chromosome 1, ASM4854445v1, whole genome shotgun sequence genome:
- the LOC141647519 gene encoding 18.1 kDa class I heat shock protein-like, whose amino-acid sequence MSAVNNLVDNLKNMSLDKWDPMYWATQACPVLNSPVDWKETEKAHIFMVDLPGVNKEEVKVEVDQERVLEISGDRGGVTNHEESANDGGVWHRVERARGKFLRRFRLPENAKVDEVKAEMENGVLKVVVPKQEVKKVERKVVEIEEK is encoded by the coding sequence ATGTCAGCGGTGAACAACTTAGTAGACAacttaaagaacatgtctcttgatAAGTGGGACCCAATGTATTGGGCCACACAAGCATGTCCAGTATTGAACAGCCCAGTGGACTGGAAAGAAACCGAAAAGGCCCATATCTTCATGGTTGATCTCCCTGGGGTGAACAAAGAAGAGGTTAAGGTAGAGGTTGATCAAGAAAGAGTCCTTGAAATTAGTGGGGATAGAGGTGGAGTTACTAATCATGAGGAATCGGCTAATGATGGCGGTGTGTGGCACCGTGTTGAGAGGGCTAGGGGTAAGTTCTTGAGAAGGTTTCGATTGCCGGAGAATGCTAAGGTTGATGAGGTTAAGGCTGAGATGGAGAATGGTGTGCTTAAGGTAGTTGTTCCTAAGCAGGAGGTTAAGAAGGTTGAAAGGAAGGTTGTTGAAATTGAGGAGAAGTGA
- the LOC141595127 gene encoding chitinase-like protein 1, whose product MTSKKSPKMVLFLALTLALMAEIAVSDLSEVVKMKTVKGQKVCTKGWECEQWSKYCCNGTISDYFQVYQFEDLYKYRNWPTAHAVGFWDYQAFIVASAGYQHLGFGTTGGNLMSMLEVAAFLGHVGAKTSCGYNVVEGGPSAWGLCYNRELSPSQDYCDDFYKYRYPCTPGVAYFGRGALPIYWNVNYGATGEALKVDLLNHPEYIEQNATLAFQAAIWRWMTPIKKGQPSAHQAFCGEAAGWKPTKNDTLSHRITGFGTTMNVLYGDQLCGQGEDVQEMNTIITHYLYYADKMGIGREKAGLNVSCGQQKAFNPTKSTPATAAL is encoded by the exons ATGACCTCCAAAAAATCCCCAAAAATGGTGCTTTTTCTAGCTCTAACACTTGCATTAATGGCGGAAATTGCAGTTTCAGACTTATCAGAAGTAGTTAAAATGAAAACAGTTAAGGGACAGAAAGTTTGTACTAAAGGATGGGAATGTGAACAATGGTCTAAGTATTGTTGTAATGGAacaatttcagattattttcaagtTTATCAATTTGAAGATTTGTATAAGTACAGGAATTGGCCAACAGCTCATGCTGTTGGGTTTTGGGATTATCAAGCTTTTATAGTTGCTTCAGCTGGGTATCAACATCTTGGGTTTGGTACTACTGGTGGTAATCTTATGAGTATGCTTGAAGTTGCTGCTTTTTTGGGTCATGTTGGTGCTAAAACTTCTT GCGGTTATAACGTTGTCGAGGGTGGACCATCAGCTTGGGGACTTTGCTACAACAGGGAATTGAGCCCAAGCCAGGACTACTGTGATGACTTTTACAAGTACAGATATCCATGCACTCCTGGAGTTGCCTATTTCGGCCGAGGGGCATTGCCTATATACTG GAACGTGAACTATGGTGCGACAGGGGAGGCACTGAAGGTGGATCTACTAAACCATCCCGAATACATTGAGCAGAATGCAACACTAGCCTTCCAGGCTGCAATATGGAGATGGATGACACCCATCAAGAAGGGACAGCCGTCAGCACATCAAGCATTTTGCGGAGAGGCTGCAGGCTGGAAGCCTACCAAGAACGATACTTTGTCACACCGCATCACTGGTTTTGGTACCACCATGAATGTCTTATATGGGGATCAACTTTGTGGTCAGGGTGAAGATGTTCAGGAGATGAACACTATTATCACTCACTACTTATACTACGCCGACAAGATGGGTATTGGCCGAGAGAAAGCTGGACTCAACGTCTCTTGTGGCCAACAGAAGGCTTTCAATCCTACCAAGAGCACTCCGGCGACAGCAGCATTATAA